From Malus x domestica mitochondrion, complete genome:
AGAATCCATGTCCTAGGTGTATCAAAAAACATTCTTTTCGCTAAGCGTATATAATAAAATAGAGTGAAAGGGTCCACCCCGAAACCAAGGGGGTTCTAACTAACAGCTGAGTCCTCTCCGAACCGCAGGAGATAGTTGCCCATCATACGGCTCACCAACTTCACTTGCCTCTATGGGAGGCTCACTCCGGGCGGGTTCGGATCACTTACAATGCACGGCTCTACGGTTAGGAACGTTTTCAATATGATTCTTTTCCCATATTTGTTCTATGAGAAATGCGAGACGAAAAAGGAACCCGACTGGGAAATGCGAGTCTGTTTTGTCCACTTTCTCCATCCCCAAAAAGGAAAGCGAGCTTGCCCGTGTTCGATCTCTTCCATCTCTGCCCTCACCTAATGTTGAAGAAAGGGTTGGAACCCTGTAGAGAATGAAGAGGAGCCAAGGTTCTTCCTCTCAACAGTGCTTCTCGAGGCTCTACTCTTCCCCCTGAATAAGGGGGGATAAGGAATAAGGATTGAAGCCCCCTTAGCTCTGGGTTAGCTCTGTAAATGTGTAGAGCCAAGTGTAGTGTGGTATAGTAGTAGGCACTTCTAGGCCCCTTCCCGGCTACTGGATCACTCCAGCACTTTTGGTACTACGGACCCTCTGCCATCCATTGCAGCAGAGCCGTTTCATGAGCGGGGGGGCTAAGCGCAGTTCTTTGAATCAAACGTTGAATGAAATCGATTCTTTTTTAGATATAAAAATCTGGATGGATCTATCTTTCTATTCATATATATATTACTAAAAGAAAAAATGGATTTTTTTATATGCGTAGCAAGAAGCCCCAAATCCTTGATTTGGCCAGGAAAGACTGCACTGCTTTGGGCCCAGGAAGCGAAGGGAATGAGCTCGGCTGCTTCTCCTCCACACTTATTTTTCTCCGTGCCCGTTCCGCATTCGCTTCGCGTGCCATTGGCGCTTTTCTCTCCTCTTTATTCTTCATTGGACGGTTCGGATGGACTTCGCCGTTCTTTACCAACTAAAATAGAAAAGGCTGTATCACATCGAGATGTCTATTCGTTTTCCGCCCCCAATGAGATGGAGAATTTGTAACCCCCTATTTATACTGTACTTTTTGGCCCTTCATCTTGCGTCGTTCCAACAACCGGCGGGGAGCACCTCAGTATACGATCGCGCACAGTAACTGGTAGTCCCTATTACACCTAAGGTCAACTTCAATTCACCAAACCAAGGTTCATCTCGTGTAGTGATTGTGGACTCATAGAAGGATATTGACTAGACGTTTGATGTATCAGACTCGACTCTATCTTTCGTAGCATGCATTCCCATCCGTGTCGCAACTGGATTCGATAAGCTACGTGCCCGGTGCACCCTTCGGTCCCCCAAACTGACTTACTCGTGGCAACCTTCCGGCCGCCCAACGACCTATAACGCTAGTCACTACTCCCACTGGGGCTAGGAAGTAAGCCCCACAACCCAAAGCGGCGAAGAACAAATAGAATTTGCTACAAAAGCCGGCTAACGGGGGTATTCCTGCGTATGAGAACATAGTAATGGAGAAGGTAATAGCCGAAATAGGATTCGTTTTGGCTAGAGCGCCCAAATCCGCTATATATTTGACACGGGTTTGCCGTAATGCTAAAACTATGGCGAATGCATCTATCGTCATTAATGCATAAATAAAGATACCAATTAGTAGTGATTGAATTCCTTCTATGGTTCCACATGATAAACCTGTACGAATATAACCTACATGTCCAATTGAACTATGAGCTAGAGGTCTTTTTACTTTCGTTTGGGCCATGGCGGCCAGTGCTCCTAAGATCATAGAAGCAATGCTGCAGAAAAAGAAGATTTGTTGCAATGTAGCTCCATAGGAACCATAAATAGAAACACGTGAAATATTTGCAGAAATAGATATTTTAGGCGCAATAGAAAGGAATGCTGTAACCGGGGTGGGTGAACCCTCATAGATATCAGGTGCCCACATATATAGAGTCAAAAGAGATGTGGAGTCCGAAGGGGAGGGGGTTTTCTTCGGGGCTCGAGAGAGGGAAATAGAGAGGGCCCCGCAAGTTTTTAATTCGTTGCAGGGGAATTTACACGAAAGGGAACGAGGAATTCTCAACGAAAAAAGTGCTCTCTGAACCGAACGTGAAAGTAGTTTTCCATCAGACGGCTGTTCCCGTAACTCCACTCTCGACTTGGATTATATATCCAAAAAGGTCCGCTCTCGGCCATTCCACACGCTGCCTAGCAGAGGAGTGGTTATCTGAAGCGGATTCTCTCTTTTCTAGTAGATGCCGAACCTGCTGCCCAGAAGGGGGCGGGCGCAGCAGCTACATGGACCCCTTCCTTTCTGTTGTTGCCAGCGCTTTCCCGGGCCGAGCCGGAATTAAAAAAAAAGGCAGGCAAAGCCCGAAGGCTGCTATCCCAATAGGCCAGCGGGCGGAACGAGGAGAGGGCCCGGCAATCATACTACCGCGGTCGAAAAAGCGTGTTCCCCTCAGATAATACGCACCGTAGGCCATCCTCGGCCTTCTTCGTTTTCGATGAAAAACAAATAAAATCTCTATCTCCGAAAGCGTTTTCCTTCCCCCTCCCTTCGTCGAGCCTTTCCCTTAATGGTTGGGGAAAGCATTCCCTTATCTGAACTTGGCGGGCATTCCGCCTTATAAAAAAAAAAAAAGAGGAATAGAATAGGCATCCCCTTAGATGTCTATGCATCCTTTATCATCTCCCGATTTTTTGTATATCGTTATATCTGCCCCCTCCCCATTTTTTTGAGAGAGAGCAGATGGATCCTATCCCCTATATCGAACACTAAATCCTATCTATTGATAGAAAGATCTTCGTCAAATACCTTTTTTTAGGAATTCCTCATATCCAAGGCAGCTTACCACAAGCACCCCACCCCATACGACTAGTTGGGGGGGCTGTTTGATAGTGACTTCTTTCGTTTGGTAGGGCGACGAAAGGCTACTTCAATCTAGGAAACAGCCGGAAACTCGAGAGGGTCGCCTTTGGAAGCGTTCGCCGGTAACCAAAGCGCCACTCCTTCTTGACTATGTCGTGACGCTGACTGAATCCAATCCATAAGTCCGGAAACGAAACAAAGTTCGTTCCCTCAAGTAGGTAAAGTAGGCATACGAACCCCTTTTGCTTTGCCTTAGACTCTATTGGAAGAAAGAAGGGGGCGGAATGGAGAAAGGAAAGGGACAAGGGCGGTCTTGCTTGGCGCGAAGGCTGCTGGTTCGGGGGTAGGGTACGGTACTAAAGGTCCTCGGACTTCCAGGCGGTTTTTCTTTTGGGCAGCTGTTCACCGTTGGATCTCGCCAATACAGCCCCCTATAGTTTTCGTTACCGAGATATCTTTTTTTTCATTGTTCCCAGGGATTTTTTGGGTAATCCGCTCCCATGCTGCAAACAGTCAAATCTGAACTAAACCTTGTTGCTCTTCTTTCTTTCCTCGCGGGCAGGAAGCACACCAGCAGCGTGCGTTGCGTGATTCTACTGTGTTTTTTGCACTTGACTGGGTGGACAGTTGACCGGAAGATAACTTCGATTCGCCCGGCCAGCAGGCGGGCGGCGTGCTTATCTTGTGTGACAACACTACAGAGCGAGTGGCTCTTCTAGGTGGGCAGCTGTGTGACAACACTCCAGAGAAAGCGGCGCTTTCGTGTAACATGCTATGGTCTCAACGCCCTTACGAGGTAGTGATGAGTTTCACGCGCTCTAAGCCCGGCCCGCGCGCGGTTAGGAAGATTGGCCGCAATCTGAGCGGTACCACCCACCCTACCCTACCACCTATAGGCGGCCGTCCGTCCTACAGCCGCCCGAAAAGGAACTGCAGTGATCTTGAATAGGAATCCTACAGCGATAGATAGAATCCCCATAAAAATACCACTAGATCGAGCACCAGTGATTTCATATCCGGTCAAAATTTTGGCTAATTGATCGAAGTGGGTAGCTCCAGTAGACCCATAGATCATGGAACAAATAGGGTGGGTAGGCCCAACCACCACACTACACGTATAGACGCGAACCCCCCTCGTTACCGTACGTGCGACTCTCACCGCATACGGCTCGCACAAAGACTCCTAAATCCATCCCGAGCCTTTTCTTCCACCTCTCCTATCCAATCCTCGATCAAACTTGCGTTCCCCAGGCGCTATGAAATGGGGGTCTTTCCTCCGCCTATCGTATGTATCGGCTTGGCTTCGTCCAGAACCAAGGGGGCATTCCGGCGGGCGCGTGCGTGTAGGAAGGCCGACCACTACATAAGCAAAAAGACTACGACTACAAGCCAAGCCGGAAGCGACTCGCTTCTATTCTCGTTGGGATTGAATATAGATGGGGAATCTATAGATCGTAGTAGTTCGCCAACCTCTCTAACTAACATACGATACAATTTCACTTCACGGCACGGCCAAAAAAAAGAAAGAGCGTCGCTCGGTGGGCCCCCCTACGCTGGCGAATGCCTCCTTTCTCTTCTCTGAAGTCTACAACAAACAAGTGGGAGAGGCAGGATTCGAACCTACGTAGAAAAACTTCAACAGATTTACAGTCTGTCGCTTTTGACCGCTCGGCCACTCTCCCCTTCCCGGGCGGAGGCCCCCTCAATGGGTTCTAAGAAGGGGGGCGGCGCCCTGAATCAATCAAAAAAAAGCTTATTGATTTGATTGAAGGGAACTAATACTATTTATTAGCTTAGCTAGCGTTCCGGGAGAATCTAGTCATTTAGTCAGTTCATAACAATCTCTGTAAAGCAAGGGGCAAAGCTTCGTAGACAGCTTCCCCCCTTCGTCGCTTCTGGCGAAGCTGCTAGTTCATGAGCAAGTGAATGAACGAGCCATGTTCCTAAAAGGAGTGACCATCTTTGTGTTTTCTTCCCTTCCCCTATCCCCTCAAAGCCCATAGGTTGGGCGCTAGCGCTTTACTAATATAATAGTAAGGCCCTTCCGCTGAGCGAAGCTGCGCCCTTCTCGAGCCTACTTAAATAGCTTACGCTTACCAAGCCTAGTCTACTAAAATAGGGCTACAGCAAGCTTTCCCCCTTTGTTTGTTGTGGGTCGCGCCTCACCGCAGGCACTGAATGAAATGAGTGGAGATCCTCCTTCCCCCTGGTTAATTACCAAGAACTTCGTTGCCACTAGTGGCGAAGAAAAATTCTACCATCCTACCCCAAAACAACTCTGAGCCTAAAGAGAAGAGAGTTCAGTCTACAAGAAACTGGCAGAGCTTTAGCCATTGGACTACATCCTACCTAAACAGTAACCTTTTTTTTGTTCGTTCTTCGGTGGAGACAAATTCCTTCCGGCTAATGAAGAGGCTACTCCAATCTTCCCATTCATTCCCAGTGGATCCTTCTTCTCCCTAAGAATTGAACGAACCAAGTTCACCTATACGAGAGTGAGGAATAAAAACCAACAATCAACTTCCCACTTTTGATGTCCCACGATTGCGCTAGTTTAGAAACTAAGGAGAAGGACAGGGGTCGCTAGGTCATAAAAGCTCAAACTATAAATTCTCCCCAAGTAGGATTTGAACCTACGACCAGTCAGTTAACAGCCGACCGCTCTACCACTGAGCTACTGAGGAACAACGGACTTAAGGAAGCCGACTCTCGTTCTTTGGACCAACCTATGACCGACAAAAAAAATGGGTTCGTCACTATTTTTCACATACACCGGGAGAAAGGGTTACGATAGCAAGCTCCTCCCCGGCCGGAGAGCCTCCAGGACAAGGGGGCGGCGGTCAACCATACACTCTCGAGATTCGTATTGATCAATCGATCTCCGCGTCCCGCCAGTTCGCTAAGTAGACTCACTCTACCGAGGGGCAACAAAGGCTGGAACTATTCCTGCCAAAAACAAGGGACCTACTTCTCATCCTAGGAGTTAGCAGGTATGATAGAGTCCCCTCTCTGTCTGTCTCTCCGAGTTTCTACTACTTAGTAGCACTTCTGCTATTCAATCATAGAATAGATTCCGATCAAGCGGAAAAAGCCCTATATTATTAGTAAGCTAGCGCGCCCCTTTCTTTCTCCAAGTCAAGTTTCTCGCTTGTTAGTCTTGCCCCTACCTTTATTTATGGGATATTTGAAGAAGCGCAGGTTTGGAACCCTATACAAGGGCTTTTCTCCAACCTATACAGGTGCTGGTCTCGATCTCGCTTGGTGGTGCCCCTCTCGATGATTGTTGATTCAACATTGATTTTGTGCTTGAGTTGGAGGGCCCCCCCTCCATTCATCGAATCAAGTAATTCGCTATCGGAATTTATTCCGCCGCGAATCTCATGCCATGCTTCTTGTTTCTCCGAATCGGCTCCTAGTGTCAGTCAATCAAGATTCGCCGTCAAGAGAGGGAAGAGCCTTTACTTTAGGTTATGCCGGTCTCGTCATTCACGCAATTCCCCCGTCCATCGATCGCGCGAGTACGCATCTAGTCAGCACATAGCGAACGAAAAAAGCATTCATCCTGGATTCTCTTCCTCAATAAAAATGTCTATCAATTGATCCCTATTCATTCGGTCAAAGTCTCACCCTTGAGAGGTGCACCATGTTGATAGGAATCGGCAAAGACCCTCTTGTACACATCCTCGAGGGCAGCATTCATGGCAATCATCACTAGTTTCTCCCGAGGGCATGGTATGGCTTTGTTCTTGGTGTTGTTTAATAGATTTCGAGTGCCGCTTTTCCCCGTCCGAGAATCTCCATCTGCTCTAAGTGGGCGAGCTAGAATCCTTATGTCAGGTTGGTTGTTCAAAAGACTTTTTTTCTTTACCCTTTGCATCTTCATCTTTTCGAAAGCCCAGACCCATTCTTCTGGATCTTCATTAGTCCTATTTCAGGTGCAAAGCCTATTCAATAAAGACCTCTTTCTCTCTTTCTTTTCTTTCTCCCCCATTTCTCATTTTGTTGATTGAAAGAGGATAAGCGCTATCCATTGAGTAAAGGAGTTATTCGGGCGGTTGGTGGCCCCCTCGAGAGTTGCGGGTCCTTGCCGCTGCGTGAGTGGTAGCTCACGCTCAAAACTCCTCCGACACGAGTCCTGGTCGTTGCGGTGCGGTCTGTTTCCCGGCTTCGCTTGCGCGATTTGCACTTCTGATTGGTTCCATCCATCCCCGACCCTAATGAATCGAGTATGAAGGGGTCAGTCAGTCAAGCGGTTCGGGTTCTCGGTCGGTTCCCGTTCGCCTGCCCCCCCGTAGTCCATTAGCGGGTAGGGTGGTAAACTTAGAGGGCGCCCGCCTCCTCTTCAGACGTGTCCTCGACAACCTGGCGGCTCTTCGGTCTCCGCTTTTTGGGGCGGGAGTGATTGGTCGCTGGGGTTTCCTTTTCCTCAACCAATTCGGTTGTGTCAGCCCTGAGATTGGTCTAACATTTTGTTATGAGCTGGCTAGACAAAGACGGATTGAAGATAAGATAGATTTGAGTTCAAGTGGCACAGGACCTTCACCTTCGATCGACCATAAGGCGTATTCTACCCTTACCGAATTCATTCTATTGAAGCGTAAAAAGCTCCTTCTCATGTTGCATTTCTTTGGTTTGGAAGTTCCAGAATGTTGTCTGTGGATTTCTAACAAAGGAAAGCCCCCTTATGTTATGCCATTTGATTAATTAAAGTTCCGTGCTGCTCGCCACTCCCCGAGGCCAAGGACGGGGTCGAACCGTCATTCCAGGATTTGCAGTCCGATACATTTCCATTATGTTACCTAGCCAAACCCGCCACCTCATGTGCCAAAGTCAAACGGTTGTTCCTCCTTCCCTGCTCCCTCTTTTTCTACATATGTGGTGGCGGGTTACCAGAGAAGAGGGGACAACTTCTTTCTCCCTTGCCTTGCTCAATTTTCCTTTTCTGATTGAAAGTAGCAAGCCACTCCACTACTGGTACAGAGGCCAGGTAGAAGGTTGTTTCCTCTATATGTTCAAGCAAAGAACAGATCTTTTGTCTTGTAAGCAACCATGCCTATATAATCGAATTTTGCTTACCAAAGTGGTCTTACTAAAAGTAAATAAGCAACCTGTTCCGTTCCATAGGGCCAGCTGCTTTCTTTATCTCGCTTGCCGTTAGTCCGTCTAGCGCCTTTCGGTTGGGGTCCGCCCCGGGGGTTAGACCGCTTGGGTTATATTTTATAGTCTCGAAGGCAGTCAACGTGTCAGCCATTCTTCTCCCATTAGACTTGTAAATCTTTGTGTGCTCTTTTTCCTTCTCTCTTCCTGTTCTCTCCCTCTACTTTATTTGACAGGGGCGGAGAATACCACTCTATCAATAACAAGAATAAAGTAGCAATTCAGTTTCAAATGGTTTGAGCTTGGAAGCACCCTACTATCTATCGATAGGCGAGAACAGACTGCTATTGGCTGCTTCGCCTATCTATTCTATTATGGCCGGCTTGGAGACATCAGAGGAAGACCGTCATCTCTATCCGGGTACAATCATAGCCCCATTCATTCGTTGAACCTTGGGGATAACCATTAGCATTGAGATCAATCACCACACCACCTCTATCATACATACGACATTACATGACGCGAGAGCGCATGGTCAACACACACCTAAAGCGCCTACGTTCCGCTTGCAGCCAATACAACCACAACCTAACTTGCACGAGATTCAACAACCAAAACTACTGGTAGTCCCGAGGGGACGGCATACTCCTTGTATAGTTTTAGCAGTACTGAACAAGCGAGTCATCGGTCCAAAAGACCGCCTTTGAAAAAAAAAAAGGAACTCGCTTAACTCGCTAGGCCTTCGGAACAAAGGTGATTCTGTTCATGCTTCAGATGATCTGGCTAATTATATATATTATATCTAATTATCTACTCTTCTTCTATTAGAAAGGCGAACCTATAGGCCTGTTTTAGCGCGTTTCCACAAAGGTAACCGGTTAGGTTGACTTTGGAAACGCTACTAAGGACCGGTTGGAGAATGAAAAACGTCCGCTAACGCCCACAGGATAAGATCTTTTTTAGATCAGCAACGAATGTCTTGTATCTATGAAGAAAGATTTCTCCCCGGGTTCAGACCCTGAATGCCATACCTTGCTGAAGGCGATTCACGAGAGAACCGCGCATAGTTCCGTTTGACCGAGATGTGAATGCCCGCGATCTGCTCGGTATAGTGATGGATTTCATGGCCGACGTCTAACCGGCACGAATACGCCGACATGAAACGAGTTCCCCGCGGAGCATTTTTTCTTTCGTCCTCGGACGTTTTGTTCGATTCCGGAACTTGCGTTCTCATGCCCGGAACCCTCGCGATTGATTGGGAGAAAGAGCGAGAGCGAGAAAGATGGATTGTTATCCATCGGAAATCGATAGGAATTCCCCCTTCTAATAGATGTTCTGTCTTTCATTATTAACATCCAATCCCATGCTAATAAGAAAAACGAGCGATTGCTAGTCAGCTTTCATTTTATGAAAAAAATGGTAGGGGCTGAGGCTCTGAAGGCTTTCTAACTTGCTTCAATTAGGGAATAGCGCAGATGGATCAATTACGCGGTTCCGCAGCGTCCTCCAACTTGCTGTCCGCTCCCCTTCACTTTCTTTGCTGGACGGGAAGATGCGAATAGCGAAGGCCTTCCCACCACGCGAAGTCAAACCTCGCCGGAGAGAGAGAGGCGAATTGAAAACCGGCCTCAAATCCCTTCGCAATCGCAGGTGAAAGCGGGAAAAAGACGACGAAACCCTTTTTTCTTTCTTTGTCAGCCGACTTGAAAGGTGCTCTCAGTGTACCGCCATACGCACCCAGACATTAGACCAATTGTGGCTGGCCTAACAGTTTCCAGAATGCCGTTGTCATGATGTTGATCCGGCTTCTGCGACTACGGCATCCGCGTAGCTCCGAATACGCGCATTGGAGCTCTTCGCTCGATGTCCCGGGTCGCTCTGTGTTGTAAACCGTCGTCGGGCGGTGGCTTATTTCTAACACCCCCCCCTCTAACAAGAAAGCAAGTAAACTACCTTGTACGTACGCCGCCCACGCGAAGAAGTTCTCCAAAAAGTCAAGCCACCATTATTCAGTGATGAAGCTCTAACGAACGAATCTTATGTGTTTTTCCCAGAGAGAAATCTCTTTCCACTAGAACAAGTCCGCTGCGAGCCGAGCGAACTATCCACCAAGTTGAACTATTGACTATCTTTACTAAGCCAACCGCCCCCTCTCCTATACCCGGCTGCTTCTCGCTCACCAAAGCGTACTTCGTTTAGGAGGTTCACGCAAGTATAGTGCGGCTTATGGTTCTAGTAGCACAAAATATATAAACCATACTATGCTAGTTCCCTCTAGAAGACCCAGTCTGACTATAGTTAGTAGTAGTATAGATTAGTTAGATTCGTAGAACAGAAGAGGAGCCCTTACTTGATATTATATTAGTAAAGCGTTAGCACCCCTATAGAGAAAGGCTCTCTTCTGGATAGCTGCGAAGCCTTCGATGTTGGTATGGAGACTTTGTTTGCTTCCCGTTCGCTGAACAACCCCCCTGTTGCAACACTTAACTATGTGCTTCAAAGGGCGAACTCCACCTATTTTTGAGCTATTGAATTAGGCGATCCGAAAAAAAATATCTTTCTCACCCCCCTCTATCAGAAAGGGAGGCTTGGCTCTGAAATGGTGGTAAGGCAAGCTGTATGTATCTAGGTAGAAGTAGACCTCGAGCTCCGGGGCTTTAAGGGATATGGCAGGTTTGGAACCCTAACCCAGACCAGGAAGGGAACTATATCCTTAATCCGGGTCAGACTATCACACACGAGACTCGCCTGGGCCGAGACCAACTCACTTCTCTCTCCTTAACGTCTGGTACCATTGCCCCGCCACTCTGCCTGTCTTCTTGTGGCCGGGCCGGGTCATTCTTCACTCCTGTTACAAGGGAGACCTCTCTTCGCATACCGACCCTCCAGTTAGTTCCACTTCTGGGGATAAGCTGAGAACTCGGGGCATAAGGGCCTGCGGTGATTATTAACATGCTTTTCCAGCCCATATCTTCCCACCTCTGGTCACATGAGCTTTCGAGAGCCCGGTCCGGATCTAAACGATTTTTTATCTATGTCTCATGTCTTTCAGCGCAGCGGGATCCAGAGAAAGACAGACCCACCTACCAGTTCTAAGCGGCAAGATCAATCAAACAAAATAGGCTCAAGAGAAGAGCCGGTTTTATTCTTCTTATCTCATCGTATACATCGTAATATAACCCTTTTTTTTTTAATCTGAAAGTACCCTTTCTATTCTTTCTTAGGTAGGCCCACATGTTTTAGGTTATCCGGAAGGAATGGAATGACTAATGTGATTTGAAACCCCTTGGAGAGCTAGGACACTGATTCAAACCACAGTATGGCCAAAGATTTCCTTTAAGCATGTTTTCAGG
This genomic window contains:
- the nad2 gene encoding NADH dehydrogenase subunit 2; the encoded protein is MFNLFLAVSPEIFIINATFILLIHGVVFSTSKKYDYPPLVSNVGWLGLLSVLITLLLLAAGAPLLTIAHLFWNNLFRRDNFTYFCQILLLLSTAGTISMCFDSSEQERFDAFEFIVLIPLPTRSMLFMISAHDSIAMYLAIEPQSLCFYVIAASKRKSEFSTEAGSKYLILGAFPSGILLFGCSMIYGSTGATHFDQLAKILTGYEITGARSSGIFMGILSIAVGFLFKITAVPFHMWAPDIYEGSPTPVTAFLSIAPKISISANISRVSIYGSYGATLQQIFFFCSIASMILGALAAMAQTKVKRPLAHSSIGHVGYIRTGLSCGTIEGIQSLLIGIFIYALMTIDAFAIVLALRQTRVKYIADLGALAKTNPISAITFSITMFSYAGIPPLAGFCSKFYLFFAALGCGAYFLAPVGVVTSVIGRFYYIRLAKRMFFDTPRTWILYEPMDRDKSLLLAMTSSFITSSFSYPSPLFSVTHQMALSSYL